The Methanofollis sp. UBA420 genome contains a region encoding:
- a CDS encoding ATP-grasp domain-containing protein — protein MIRIVPKPTDTHDDNSTAAVLSELKRAGAEYALLDLDAIDPLSASIAGDLVWVCGMKQDIHQFECLDVLALENLVVNSPDAIATCASKVKTTALLLKKGIPSPETLFTASRELAADFLARHGKAVSKPVYGYDGIDVRLVTTPDEFGEAPYYLQEYVQNDRDFRVFVIEGKAVGAICRQSAHLTHNIHQGGTGTPIEIDREMQEVAGGAAEAVGADYCGVDLLAENGSYTVLEVNGTPNWHCMAAPIPKMLARHLIEKEQALRS, from the coding sequence ATGATTCGCATTGTACCCAAACCGACAGACACCCACGACGACAACTCGACTGCTGCGGTGCTCTCTGAACTCAAACGGGCGGGAGCCGAATATGCCCTCCTTGACCTCGACGCTATCGATCCCCTCTCGGCGTCCATCGCCGGTGACCTCGTCTGGGTATGTGGCATGAAGCAGGATATTCACCAGTTCGAGTGCCTAGATGTCCTCGCCCTTGAGAACCTCGTCGTCAACTCGCCCGACGCGATCGCGACCTGCGCAAGCAAGGTCAAGACGACGGCGCTCCTTCTCAAAAAAGGGATACCGTCACCTGAAACGCTCTTTACCGCGTCCCGGGAACTTGCCGCCGACTTCCTTGCACGGCATGGGAAGGCGGTCTCCAAGCCGGTTTACGGTTATGACGGGATCGACGTCCGTCTCGTCACCACGCCCGACGAGTTCGGCGAAGCCCCCTATTATCTCCAGGAATATGTGCAAAACGACCGGGACTTCAGGGTCTTCGTCATAGAAGGAAAGGCCGTCGGTGCCATCTGCCGGCAGTCGGCCCATCTCACCCACAATATTCACCAGGGAGGGACCGGGACGCCGATCGAGATCGATCGGGAGATGCAGGAGGTCGCCGGCGGTGCGGCCGAGGCAGTCGGTGCCGATTACTGCGGCGTCGACCTGCTCGCCGAGAATGGAAGTTATACTGTCCTTGAAGTGAACGGCACGCCGAACTGGCACTGTATGGCGGCCCCTATTCCAAAAATGCTTGCCCGCCACCTGATCGAAAAGGAACAGGCGTTGAGGTCATAA
- a CDS encoding ornithine cyclodeaminase family protein gives MRYYPAGADLPSPHEVNLVVEEAFREYGDGRAQMPPKIYVTFEKGDFRTMPAYLPGIGMAGVKIVNVHPENPKIGLPTVMALTVILDPATGMPDAVLNATALTDLRTGAAGAIAARYLSPKRRIVLGVIGSGRQAAAQINAIADVLEITEVRVWSRTPANAEAFCRRCEGHTCEAVSLEMACDVDVIVTTTPVRTPIIRSEWVHEGTHINAIGADAPGKEELDPAILLRSRVFVDDPTQALHSGEINVPVSSGLFTAERIAGTLGEIVCGRKKRERRDEITLFDSTGLAIQDLAIAALVMKTGDGIVLPFP, from the coding sequence ATGCGCTACTATCCTGCAGGAGCAGACCTCCCCTCCCCGCACGAGGTCAACCTGGTCGTTGAGGAGGCGTTCAGGGAATACGGGGATGGGCGGGCCCAGATGCCGCCGAAGATCTATGTGACCTTTGAAAAGGGGGATTTCAGGACGATGCCCGCGTACCTGCCTGGCATCGGCATGGCGGGCGTCAAAATCGTCAATGTCCACCCGGAAAACCCGAAGATCGGTCTGCCGACAGTGATGGCCCTCACCGTCATCCTCGACCCCGCCACAGGGATGCCTGATGCGGTCCTGAATGCCACGGCCCTCACCGACCTGCGGACAGGTGCGGCCGGTGCCATTGCCGCACGCTACCTCTCCCCGAAACGCCGGATCGTCCTCGGCGTCATCGGGAGCGGGAGACAGGCCGCCGCCCAGATAAACGCGATCGCCGACGTCCTGGAGATCACGGAGGTCAGGGTCTGGAGCAGAACCCCTGCGAATGCGGAGGCCTTCTGCCGCCGGTGCGAGGGCCATACCTGCGAGGCCGTCTCCCTCGAAATGGCCTGCGACGTCGACGTCATCGTCACGACGACGCCAGTCAGGACGCCGATCATCAGGTCAGAGTGGGTCCATGAGGGAACGCACATCAATGCCATCGGTGCCGACGCACCCGGCAAGGAAGAACTCGACCCGGCTATCCTCCTCCGCTCACGCGTCTTCGTGGACGATCCCACACAGGCCCTTCATTCGGGCGAGATCAATGTGCCGGTCTCTTCCGGACTCTTCACTGCGGAGAGGATCGCGGGCACTCTCGGGGAGATCGTCTGCGGGAGAAAAAAGAGGGAGAGGAGAGATGAGATTACGCTCTTTGACTCGACAGGCCTTGCGATCCAGGACCTTGCCATCGCGGCCCTGGTGATGAAGACGGGGGACGGGATTGTCCTGCCTTTTCCCTGA
- the purD gene encoding phosphoribosylamine--glycine ligase: MDMKILVVGGGGREHAIARALSCNSGVKLYTAMARHNPGIASLSEGVLLEKETNVGAVADFAKKSGVDFAIIGPEAPLEAGIADTLQEQGVPCVGPTRMAARLETDKAFCRTMMEKHGIAGCPHYRVFQDPGEACEYIDAYDGDLVVKPIGLTGGKGVKVMGEQVDREGAKKYARTLHGGVVLEERLIGEEFTLQAFVDGNHLVPMPLVQDHKRAYEGDTGPNTGGMGTYSLEDHLLPFVTPSDYRDALEIMRNAVAAMIAEGQPYRGILYGQFMNTRDGPKVVEFNSRFGDPEAMNVLSLITSDFAEVLCRIIDGTLSPAHVDFAKQATVCKYLVPQGYPDTPVAGAPIEVGDYGDALLYYANVGEKDGKLMTLTSRTMAFVGVGDSLEEAEAKAEKAAASVKGGVWYRHDIGKTSLLDKRIAHMKGIR, translated from the coding sequence ATGGACATGAAGATTCTTGTTGTGGGCGGTGGCGGCCGGGAGCACGCGATTGCACGGGCCCTATCCTGCAACAGTGGTGTAAAACTCTATACGGCAATGGCCCGGCATAACCCCGGCATTGCGTCTCTCTCTGAGGGCGTTCTCCTTGAAAAAGAGACCAATGTGGGGGCTGTCGCGGATTTTGCAAAGAAGAGTGGTGTCGACTTTGCCATCATCGGGCCCGAGGCACCACTCGAGGCCGGCATTGCCGACACTCTCCAGGAACAGGGTGTCCCCTGTGTCGGACCGACGCGGATGGCGGCACGGCTTGAGACGGACAAGGCGTTCTGCCGCACCATGATGGAGAAGCACGGCATCGCCGGGTGTCCGCACTACCGCGTCTTCCAGGATCCCGGGGAGGCCTGCGAGTACATCGACGCCTATGACGGCGACCTTGTGGTCAAACCGATCGGTCTGACCGGTGGAAAGGGAGTCAAGGTCATGGGCGAGCAGGTGGACCGCGAGGGTGCGAAGAAATATGCCCGCACTCTCCACGGCGGCGTCGTCCTTGAGGAACGGCTTATCGGCGAGGAGTTCACCCTCCAGGCTTTTGTCGACGGGAACCACCTGGTGCCGATGCCCCTTGTGCAGGACCACAAGAGGGCGTACGAAGGGGATACCGGCCCGAATACCGGGGGAATGGGAACCTACTCCCTTGAAGACCATCTCCTGCCCTTTGTGACGCCGTCAGACTACCGCGATGCCCTTGAGATCATGCGGAACGCCGTTGCGGCGATGATCGCTGAGGGGCAGCCGTACCGCGGCATCCTGTACGGTCAGTTCATGAACACGCGGGACGGCCCGAAGGTCGTGGAGTTCAACTCGCGCTTCGGCGACCCCGAGGCGATGAATGTCCTCTCCCTCATTACGAGCGATTTTGCCGAAGTTCTCTGCCGGATCATCGACGGGACGCTCTCGCCCGCGCATGTAGACTTCGCAAAGCAGGCGACGGTCTGCAAGTACCTCGTGCCTCAGGGTTATCCTGACACACCGGTCGCCGGAGCGCCGATCGAGGTCGGTGACTATGGCGATGCCCTGCTGTATTATGCGAATGTCGGCGAAAAGGACGGGAAGCTGATGACCCTCACCTCACGGACGATGGCCTTCGTCGGGGTCGGCGACAGTCTTGAAGAGGCCGAGGCAAAGGCCGAAAAGGCGGCGGCGTCGGTGAAGGGCGGTGTGTGGTATCGTCACGATATCGGCAAGACCTCCCTCCTCGACAAGAGGATTGCACACATGAAGGGGATACGATGA
- the argF gene encoding ornithine carbamoyltransferase, with translation MKKDFLTLLDADATEIEEILDEAERLKALRAEGTPHPLLAGKSLAMIFEKASTRTRVSFEAGMHDLGGHALFLNPHDLQLGRGEMLRDTARVLSRYVSAIMIRAYKHSTLEEFAKYSSVPVINGLSDIAHPCQVLADLLTLRERFSSLDGLRLAWIGDGNNVCNSMLLAAAYTGMELRIACPSGYNPDAGILEEARARGAKVAFFSTPEEAAEDAHALYTDVWVSMGNEPEREERLRAFQGYTITSGVVARAEPDAVVMHCLPAHRGEEIAEDVLEGPQSIVWDQAENRLHAQKALLVKLIR, from the coding sequence ATGAAGAAGGATTTTCTGACACTTCTTGACGCGGACGCCACCGAGATAGAGGAGATCCTCGACGAGGCAGAGAGGCTCAAAGCGCTCAGGGCAGAGGGTACCCCCCACCCCCTTCTGGCCGGGAAGAGCCTTGCCATGATCTTCGAGAAGGCCTCGACACGGACGCGTGTCTCTTTCGAGGCCGGGATGCACGACCTCGGGGGCCATGCCCTCTTTCTCAACCCCCACGACCTCCAGCTCGGCCGGGGCGAAATGCTCAGGGACACGGCGCGTGTGCTCTCCAGGTATGTCTCGGCCATCATGATCCGGGCCTACAAGCACAGCACCCTTGAAGAGTTCGCGAAGTATTCGTCGGTGCCGGTCATCAACGGTCTCTCCGACATCGCCCATCCCTGCCAGGTGCTTGCCGACCTCCTGACTCTGCGCGAACGCTTCTCCTCCCTGGACGGGCTGAGGCTTGCATGGATCGGGGACGGGAACAATGTCTGCAACTCGATGCTCCTTGCCGCGGCCTACACGGGCATGGAACTGAGGATCGCATGTCCTTCAGGATATAACCCCGACGCCGGGATCCTGGAGGAGGCCAGGGCGCGGGGCGCGAAGGTTGCATTCTTCTCCACGCCTGAAGAGGCGGCAGAGGACGCCCATGCCCTCTACACCGACGTATGGGTCTCGATGGGCAACGAGCCCGAGCGGGAAGAGCGCCTCAGGGCCTTCCAGGGCTATACGATCACCTCCGGCGTCGTGGCGCGTGCCGAACCCGACGCCGTGGTGATGCACTGCCTGCCCGCCCACCGCGGCGAGGAGATCGCCGAAGACGTGCTGGAAGGGCCGCAGAGCATTGTCTGGGACCAGGCCGAGAACCGTCTCCACGCCCAGAAGGCGCTTCTCGTCAAACTGATCCGGTGA
- the dnaG gene encoding DNA primase DnaG, with protein sequence MYSSDTTKYLIHINLYAEGVVEKPDVVGAIFGQTEGLLGEDLDLRDLQRTGRVGRIDVHIMSKKGETRGEILISSSLDRAETAILAASLETIDRVGPCVAHATVERIEDIRVTKRKQIVERAKELLITHFDESAIDSTELLDTVRESLRIEKISVLGEERVPAGPNVLDSDAIIVVEGRADVINLLRYGIKNAVAVEGTKVPAVITKLCEIKTATAFFDGDRGGDLILRELLQVAEVDYVAFCPRGKSVEELTRKEVIKSLRNKVPTEYIRDQLTDTKEEAPAETIPLQETMPVIVSEVKEPEEAAASIPPAQPVMTLEQQIQEVEGRGMARFLTSDYTLVSEAKAGDVERAVEEIDSDTAGVIIDRPVDQKLIDVFLAKGLEFIAAPEFRDIVKRPLSLRLMKIRKA encoded by the coding sequence ATGTATTCATCAGATACGACCAAGTATCTCATTCACATTAATCTCTATGCAGAGGGGGTGGTCGAGAAACCCGACGTAGTCGGTGCCATATTTGGCCAGACTGAAGGGTTGCTCGGCGAAGACCTTGACCTCCGCGATCTCCAGCGGACCGGGCGGGTCGGCAGGATTGATGTCCATATCATGAGTAAGAAGGGCGAGACCCGGGGAGAGATCCTCATCTCATCCTCCCTCGACCGTGCAGAGACGGCGATCCTTGCGGCGTCCCTGGAGACGATCGACCGGGTCGGCCCCTGCGTCGCGCATGCCACAGTCGAGCGGATCGAGGACATCCGCGTGACGAAGAGGAAGCAGATCGTGGAAAGGGCAAAGGAACTGCTGATCACCCACTTTGATGAGTCGGCGATCGACTCCACCGAACTGCTCGACACTGTCAGGGAGTCGCTGCGGATCGAGAAGATCAGTGTCCTCGGCGAGGAACGGGTGCCTGCAGGCCCGAATGTGCTTGACTCGGATGCGATCATCGTCGTGGAGGGGCGGGCCGACGTGATCAACCTTCTCAGGTACGGGATCAAGAATGCCGTTGCCGTGGAGGGGACGAAGGTCCCGGCAGTTATTACGAAACTCTGTGAGATCAAGACGGCTACGGCCTTCTTCGACGGCGACCGCGGCGGCGACCTCATCCTGCGCGAACTCCTCCAGGTCGCTGAAGTCGACTATGTCGCTTTCTGTCCGCGGGGCAAGAGCGTCGAGGAACTGACACGGAAAGAGGTCATCAAGTCCCTGAGAAACAAGGTCCCAACAGAGTACATCAGGGATCAGCTGACCGATACAAAGGAAGAGGCCCCTGCAGAGACGATCCCTCTCCAGGAGACGATGCCGGTCATTGTCAGCGAGGTGAAAGAGCCCGAAGAGGCGGCCGCGAGCATACCCCCGGCACAGCCTGTCATGACCCTCGAGCAGCAGATCCAGGAGGTCGAAGGGAGGGGCATGGCACGTTTCCTGACCTCGGATTATACGCTGGTGAGCGAGGCGAAGGCCGGCGATGTCGAGCGCGCCGTTGAAGAGATCGATTCGGACACGGCCGGCGTGATCATCGACCGCCCGGTCGATCAGAAACTCATCGATGTCTTCCTTGCGAAAGGACTGGAGTTCATTGCCGCTCCGGAGTTCAGGGATATCGTGAAGAGGCCTTTATCTCTCAGGCTCATGAAAATTCGGAAGGCGTAG
- the pyrE gene encoding orotate phosphoribosyltransferase, which yields MVKEIAELLKDHGAIEIGDFVLASGARSSYYLDIKTAITDPALLRRIGEAFTEGFVFDVVAGVAVGAVPLAVATSLASGKPYAIIRKEQKDHGKSDLVIGDVKGKAVLLVEDVTTSGGSALFGVRVLRDAGARVVAVASVVDRESGASDAFAHEGVPLVPLTTASEMMNL from the coding sequence ATGGTAAAAGAAATTGCAGAACTGCTCAAGGACCACGGGGCCATCGAGATCGGGGACTTTGTCCTGGCATCCGGGGCACGAAGTTCCTATTATCTCGACATCAAGACGGCGATCACCGACCCCGCTCTCCTCCGCCGGATAGGCGAGGCATTTACAGAGGGGTTCGTGTTCGATGTCGTCGCGGGCGTTGCGGTGGGTGCGGTGCCCCTTGCGGTCGCCACCTCCCTTGCATCGGGAAAGCCGTACGCCATCATCAGGAAAGAGCAGAAAGACCACGGCAAAAGCGACCTCGTCATCGGCGACGTGAAGGGGAAGGCGGTCCTCCTTGTCGAGGACGTCACCACCTCCGGGGGGTCCGCACTATTCGGGGTCAGGGTGCTCAGGGATGCCGGAGCACGGGTCGTTGCCGTGGCCTCGGTCGTGGACCGGGAGAGCGGGGCGTCCGATGCATTTGCACATGAGGGCGTGCCCCTCGTCCCGCTGACGACGGCCTCTGAGATGATGAACCTGTAA
- the hypE gene encoding hydrogenase expression/formation protein HypE encodes MKVNLMHGAGGEVMGELLKVLTKFTHNNAGGIGLESLDDGAVFPVGDQQIVFTTDNHVIHPIFFPGGDIGRIAVSGTINDLAMMGGRPIALSCGMVIEEGFEVSDLERIVASMDAALGEVGASIVTGDTKVLEKGALDGIVINTAGIGVVNHVVRDNGLRPGDFIIVSGTIGDHGLAILSHREGFDLGEQILSDAAPLWGMVERALAAGDIHAMKDPTRGGFANAINEMARKSGVHVEIDEEALPIRKSVRSAAAMLGIDPLEVANEGKVVMGVAPGDVDAVLAALKSHHYGRDAAVIGRVTEGSSVVMKTSIGGERFIEPPVGDPVPRVC; translated from the coding sequence ATGAAAGTCAACCTGATGCACGGCGCCGGCGGCGAGGTGATGGGCGAACTTCTCAAGGTGCTTACGAAGTTCACCCACAACAATGCCGGCGGGATAGGCCTTGAGTCCCTGGACGACGGGGCGGTGTTCCCGGTCGGGGACCAGCAGATCGTGTTTACGACCGACAACCATGTCATCCACCCGATATTTTTCCCTGGCGGGGATATCGGCAGGATTGCCGTATCCGGCACCATCAACGACCTTGCGATGATGGGCGGTCGCCCGATCGCCCTTTCCTGCGGCATGGTCATTGAGGAGGGTTTTGAGGTTTCCGATCTGGAGCGGATCGTCGCCTCGATGGACGCGGCCCTCGGCGAGGTCGGGGCATCGATCGTGACCGGCGACACCAAGGTGCTGGAGAAGGGCGCCCTCGACGGTATCGTCATCAACACTGCGGGTATCGGCGTCGTAAACCACGTCGTCAGGGACAACGGGCTCAGGCCGGGCGACTTTATTATCGTCTCCGGCACCATCGGCGACCACGGGCTTGCGATCCTCTCCCACCGCGAGGGTTTCGACCTCGGCGAGCAGATCCTCTCCGACGCCGCCCCCCTCTGGGGCATGGTCGAGCGCGCCCTTGCCGCCGGCGATATCCACGCGATGAAGGACCCGACCCGCGGCGGATTTGCCAATGCGATCAACGAGATGGCGAGAAAGAGCGGCGTCCACGTCGAGATCGATGAAGAAGCCCTCCCGATCCGGAAGAGCGTCAGGAGCGCCGCCGCCATGCTCGGGATCGACCCCCTCGAAGTCGCAAACGAGGGGAAGGTCGTCATGGGCGTCGCACCCGGCGATGTCGACGCGGTCCTTGCCGCCCTGAAGTCGCACCACTATGGGAGAGACGCCGCGGTCATCGGCCGCGTCACCGAGGGTTCCTCCGTCGTCATGAAGACCTCGATCGGTGGCGAGCGCTTCATCGAACCGCCGGTCGGCGACCCTGTGCCGAGAGTCTGCTGA
- a CDS encoding CDP-2,3-bis-(O-geranylgeranyl)-sn-glycerol synthase, which translates to MLPAYVPNSAAAALGGGAPVDMGKTWSDGRRILGDGKTWRGFVLGVACGVAVGIVQIVARDAFGLSSLPEHTLITVFLLAFGALLGDMVKSFIKRRLGKESGEEWLIADQYDLVAGSLGLLLVFQYGWVVENVTLGVFVWIIILTPLLHRAANIIGYLIGVKKVPW; encoded by the coding sequence ATGTTGCCTGCCTATGTGCCTAATTCGGCCGCTGCCGCTCTTGGAGGCGGTGCACCGGTGGACATGGGGAAAACCTGGAGCGACGGCCGTAGGATCCTTGGCGACGGTAAGACCTGGCGTGGTTTTGTCCTCGGGGTCGCATGCGGTGTCGCCGTCGGTATCGTTCAGATTGTGGCGAGGGACGCCTTCGGGCTCTCCTCTCTCCCCGAGCATACGCTCATAACAGTGTTCCTCCTTGCCTTCGGGGCGCTTCTTGGCGATATGGTAAAGAGTTTTATCAAAAGGCGGCTTGGAAAGGAGAGTGGAGAGGAATGGCTCATCGCCGATCAGTACGACCTCGTTGCCGGATCTCTCGGCCTCTTGCTTGTCTTCCAGTATGGCTGGGTCGTGGAGAACGTAACCCTCGGGGTCTTTGTCTGGATTATCATCCTCACTCCCCTCCTCCACCGTGCTGCAAACATCATCGGATATCTCATCGGAGTGAAGAAAGTACCATGGTAA
- the pyrC gene encoding dihydroorotase: protein MIGEETVVLKGVTLPGGRVADLTLGDGRVVHVGAAGRADEVIDAAGLLCIPAAVDMHTHLRGGATQGAKEDWASGTASALSGGVTVVVDQPNTVPPLTTHEAFRARVSEARDHALCRFAINAGIVPGADLAGLWQEGAMAFGEIFAGPSSYGAAVPEDTLKDAFLTLRDLGALATVHAEDPLPGTPATLADHDRLRPADAEVRAVRTVSSLLPPGGRVHFCHMSTAAAVDAAVGTVEVTPHHLFLSRERFAPEDTHARVNPPLRSEEERRRLWSRWERIDVVASDHAPHTAGEKAAPFADAPSGMPGVETMVPLLMAAVREGRISLSSVIEKTAIKPAQILGIPAAGFVPGKRADFALYPAEPRKIDPETLHTKCTWTPYEGMEAVFPEIVVMEGACVVRDGEIAAGTGGSWMPGKGYIR, encoded by the coding sequence ATGATCGGGGAGGAGACGGTCGTCCTGAAGGGCGTCACCCTGCCGGGCGGCAGGGTGGCAGACCTCACCCTCGGCGACGGAAGAGTCGTCCATGTCGGCGCCGCAGGGAGGGCCGACGAGGTGATCGACGCGGCCGGCCTCCTCTGCATCCCGGCCGCGGTGGACATGCACACCCATCTGCGGGGCGGGGCCACGCAGGGGGCGAAGGAGGACTGGGCAAGCGGGACCGCGAGTGCGCTCTCTGGCGGGGTGACGGTCGTTGTCGACCAGCCGAACACCGTACCCCCCCTCACGACGCACGAGGCCTTCCGCGCCCGTGTCAGCGAGGCCCGCGACCATGCCCTCTGCCGTTTCGCAATCAATGCCGGGATCGTCCCCGGCGCCGACCTTGCAGGGCTCTGGCAGGAAGGGGCGATGGCCTTCGGCGAGATCTTTGCCGGCCCGTCCAGTTACGGCGCTGCCGTCCCTGAAGATACCCTGAAGGATGCGTTTCTCACCCTCAGGGACCTTGGCGCCCTGGCCACGGTCCATGCCGAAGATCCCCTCCCGGGTACTCCCGCGACCCTTGCCGACCACGACCGTCTGAGGCCGGCCGATGCCGAGGTCAGGGCCGTCAGGACGGTCTCCTCTCTCCTCCCGCCGGGTGGGCGGGTCCACTTCTGCCATATGAGCACGGCCGCCGCCGTCGATGCCGCTGTCGGCACCGTTGAGGTGACGCCGCACCACCTCTTCCTCTCGCGGGAGCGTTTCGCGCCCGAAGACACCCATGCACGGGTGAACCCCCCCCTCAGGTCGGAGGAGGAGCGCCGCCGTCTCTGGAGCAGGTGGGAGAGGATCGACGTCGTCGCATCCGACCATGCCCCGCACACCGCCGGAGAAAAGGCCGCGCCCTTCGCCGACGCCCCTTCGGGCATGCCGGGCGTCGAGACGATGGTGCCCCTTCTCATGGCCGCGGTGCGAGAGGGCCGGATCTCCCTTTCATCGGTCATCGAGAAGACCGCGATAAAACCCGCACAGATCCTCGGCATCCCTGCGGCCGGGTTTGTGCCGGGCAAGAGGGCCGACTTTGCCCTGTACCCTGCAGAACCCAGGAAGATCGACCCCGAAACCCTCCATACAAAATGCACCTGGACGCCGTACGAAGGCATGGAGGCGGTCTTCCCTGAGATCGTCGTCATGGAAGGCGCCTGTGTCGTGCGGGACGGCGAGATCGCCGCCGGAACCGGCGGCTCCTGGATGCCGGGCAAGGGCTATATACGCTGA
- a CDS encoding DUF167 domain-containing protein, which produces MTSLDDAVTGPDNCVVLTLDVSAGSKKDSFPAGYNPWRHALVCQVAAQAVGGKANRAIVALVAETIGVPKSAVGIVAGATSTIKRVEVRGISRDQAIQRLSSLLPG; this is translated from the coding sequence GTGACCTCTCTTGACGACGCAGTAACAGGCCCGGACAATTGTGTCGTGCTCACTCTCGACGTCTCTGCCGGGAGCAAAAAGGACTCTTTTCCTGCAGGCTACAACCCCTGGAGGCATGCCCTTGTCTGTCAGGTCGCCGCTCAGGCAGTGGGAGGGAAGGCAAACCGTGCCATCGTCGCTCTGGTTGCGGAGACGATCGGCGTTCCGAAGTCTGCAGTCGGCATTGTTGCCGGTGCCACCTCGACGATCAAGCGGGTCGAGGTGAGGGGTATATCAAGAGATCAGGCAATACAGCGTTTATCCTCTCTTCTTCCCGGATAA
- the tes gene encoding tetraether lipid synthase Tes, giving the protein MLLKKTKSLCPICKRVLDADICEEDGKVWISRTCPEHGEAKHLYWSDAEMYRRFDAFEEMGNGVSNPQKETVPDTCPANCGICSGHRSTTLLANIDLTNRCNLHCDFCFANAQACGFIYEPSFDEVVEMMKMLRSEKPVPTPAIQFSGGEPTMRDDLFDIIRKAKELGFSQVQIATNGIKIAMDPEYAKELREAGLSTVYLHFDGVTLETNPILQASLNAVKNCAKVGLGVVLVPTIINGRNDHEIGAILGFAADRVQVVRGVNFQPVAFTGAASEDDIKRERITIPDLAEKIEEQTGGIIKKSYLYPVPCVVPISDLVETYTGKPQVRFTTHQHCGAATYVFVTEEGLVPINEMVDVDGFFEAIRTMTDRLKDGGTINKYRALIEGVRDMSVSASNGEHGGATQFWTLLGKTLVSQNFDALRDFHWNALFIGTMHFMDNYNYDIDRVQRCCIHYATPDGRLIPFCTYNSGPVYREDVWKKFARPLPKEE; this is encoded by the coding sequence ATGCTTCTGAAAAAAACCAAGAGTCTTTGCCCCATTTGCAAAAGGGTGCTTGACGCAGACATTTGCGAGGAGGACGGGAAGGTCTGGATTTCCCGCACCTGCCCGGAGCACGGAGAGGCGAAACATCTCTACTGGTCGGATGCAGAGATGTACAGGAGGTTCGATGCATTCGAGGAGATGGGAAACGGTGTCTCCAACCCCCAGAAAGAGACCGTACCCGACACCTGCCCGGCAAACTGCGGGATCTGCTCTGGCCACAGGTCAACCACACTCCTTGCCAACATCGACCTGACAAACCGCTGCAACCTCCACTGCGACTTCTGCTTCGCCAATGCACAGGCATGCGGGTTTATCTACGAACCATCCTTCGACGAGGTCGTCGAGATGATGAAGATGCTCAGGAGTGAAAAGCCGGTCCCCACGCCAGCCATCCAGTTCTCGGGCGGCGAACCGACGATGCGCGACGACCTCTTCGATATCATCAGGAAGGCAAAGGAACTCGGTTTCTCGCAGGTCCAGATCGCGACGAACGGGATCAAGATCGCAATGGATCCCGAATATGCGAAGGAACTCAGGGAAGCCGGCCTGAGCACCGTCTATCTTCACTTCGACGGCGTCACCCTGGAGACGAACCCGATCCTTCAGGCAAGCCTGAATGCCGTGAAAAACTGCGCGAAAGTCGGCCTCGGCGTCGTGCTTGTCCCGACGATCATCAATGGGAGGAACGACCATGAGATCGGCGCAATCCTCGGGTTTGCCGCAGACCGCGTGCAGGTCGTGCGGGGCGTCAACTTCCAGCCGGTGGCCTTCACCGGTGCCGCAAGCGAGGACGACATCAAAAGAGAGCGTATCACCATCCCCGACCTTGCCGAGAAGATCGAAGAGCAGACCGGCGGCATCATCAAGAAGAGTTACCTCTACCCCGTCCCCTGCGTCGTCCCGATCTCCGATCTCGTCGAGACGTACACCGGAAAGCCGCAGGTCAGGTTCACCACCCACCAGCACTGCGGCGCCGCCACCTATGTCTTTGTGACCGAGGAAGGGCTTGTCCCGATCAACGAGATGGTCGACGTCGACGGGTTCTTCGAGGCCATCAGGACGATGACAGACAGGCTGAAGGACGGCGGGACCATCAACAAGTATCGGGCGCTCATCGAGGGCGTCAGGGACATGAGCGTCTCCGCATCGAACGGCGAACACGGCGGTGCGACACAGTTCTGGACGCTCCTCGGGAAGACGCTTGTGTCCCAGAACTTCGACGCCCTGCGCGATTTCCACTGGAACGCCCTCTTCATCGGCACGATGCACTTCATGGACAACTACAACTACGACATCGACCGTGTCCAGCGCTGCTGCATCCACTATGCCACGCCAGACGGCAGACTGATCCCCTTCTGCACCTACAACTCGGGGCCGGTGTACAGGGAAGATGTCTGGAAGAAGTTTGCCCGGCCCCTCCCGAAAGAGGAGTGA
- a CDS encoding UPF0058 family protein, giving the protein MHKEELITLHQILVEIKDYFETMNAELKFPQYYALKINPSQIHKSKLEHKHAIFVLGQELANAMKDIDYNASSRISARMKELSEKTERELEKSIEQ; this is encoded by the coding sequence ATGCATAAAGAAGAACTGATTACCCTGCATCAGATCCTTGTCGAGATCAAGGATTATTTCGAGACGATGAATGCCGAACTGAAGTTCCCGCAGTACTACGCGCTCAAGATCAACCCGTCCCAGATTCATAAGAGCAAACTTGAGCACAAACACGCGATCTTCGTCCTCGGGCAGGAACTCGCCAATGCAATGAAAGATATCGACTATAATGCCTCGTCCCGCATCTCCGCCAGAATGAAGGAACTCTCCGAGAAGACCGAGCGGGAACTCGAAAAGAGTATTGAGCAGTGA